The DNA region GGTAAAAGATGCCATTATAGCGGCCGGCTTTAAGCCCATCTCTGCCGATTTCGCCATGGTTCCCTCTGTCACCGTATCACTGGATAAAGACGCGGCGGAAAAAATCATCAGCCTGATCGACGCCCTGGAAGACCTGGATGACGTACAAAACGTCTACACCAACGCCGATATCCCGGAAGACATCATGGAGCAATTGGGATAATCCTCGCTTAACCAAAACTGCCGGTGCACTTATCGCATTGGCAGCCTTGTCATGTGGCCGGCATCGTGCAACACTGCCATCATCGATACTGTATATAGATACAACTATGGCGCTTATCCTTGGCATAGATCCTGGCTCCCGTAAGACCGGATTCGGTATTATCAACCTGCTTGGCGGCAAATCTGAATATGTCACCAGTGGCGTGATTCGTATGCGCGATGATGATGAGCTGCCGGTGCGACTAAAAGTCATCTTTGATTCCCTTACCCAGATTATCGAGCGTTACACGCCCCAGGAAATGGCTATCGAACAAGTATTTATGGCCAAGAACGCGGCCTCGGCACTAAAGCTTGGCCAGGCGCGCGGGGCAGCTATAGTGGCGGCTGCGGCGCAGAATCTGCCGGTATCAGAATACGAAGCGCGCAAGGTTAAACAGTCGGTGGTGGGCAATGGTGCTGCCGATAAGTTGCAGGTGCAGCACATGGTAAAAACCCTGCTGCGGCTGCCAGCGGCGCCGCAGGAAGATGCTGCAGATGCCCTGGCTGTCGCGCTCTGCCATGCAAATACCCAGCAACACCTCATTCGTATGGCCGGCTCAAGCAGCTTCCGTCGCGGTCGTATCATCTAATTTTATTTTCACAGGTCCAGGTATGATCGGTCGCTTGAAAGGCATCCTCATCGAAAAGCAACCTCCTTATTTATTGCTGGACGTCAATGGTGTCGGCTACGAACTCCAGGCGCCCATGACCACCTTCTATCGTTTACCTTCACTGGGTCACGAAGTTGTGCTACACACGCACCTCTCCATTACAGAAAACCTGCACCAATTATTTGGTTTTGCTGAACAGCGCGACAGGTCTTTATTCCGCACCCTGATCAAGGTGAATGGTGTAGGCCCCAAGCTGGCCGTTGCGATTTTGTCCGGGATGGAATCGGATGATATTGCCCGCTGTGTGCGCGATAACAATATTAAGGCGCTCACCAGGGTGCCGGGGATTGGCCAGAAAACGGCGGAGCGCTTGGTTATTGAACTGCGTGATCGCCTTAAAAACTGGGATTTGCCCCAGGGCGATATGCTTGCTCATGGTGAAATTCAGGCGATTGCCAGTGATAACGATATCTATGCCGAAGCGGAAAGCGCGCTGATTGCACTCGGCTACAAGCCGGTGGATGCCGCTAAAATGGTGGCATCCGCTGCCAAGCAGAAACCTGAGGCGCGCAGTGAAGAACTTATCCGCATCGCTCTGCGAAGCCTTGCCGGTGTATAAACCATTCAGCCGAAATTCAGTTTTTTCAACGCAAGATGCCCGGGCTTTATCATGATTGAAACTGATCGCTTAATTGCACCCACTGCCAAAGAACGCGAAGACCAACTGGATCGCGCCGTGCGCCCCAAGGTACTGGCGGATTATGTAGGCCAACCTGCAGTGCGTGAGCAGATGGAAATTTTTATCTGTGCGGCTAAAAAGCGGCGTGAAGCGCTGGATCACACCCTGGTGTTTGGTCCACCCGGTTTGGGCAAGACTACCCTGGCCAATATCATCGCCAACGAAATGGGGGTATCGCTCAAGAGTACATCGGGGCCTGTGCTGGAAAAAGCCGGTGATTTGGCCGCAATGCTGACCAACCTTGAAGCGGGCGATGTGTTATTTATCGATGAGATTCATCGACTCAGCCCGGTTGTGGAGGAAATCCTGTATCCCGCCATGGAGGATTTCCAACTGGATATCATGATCGGCGAGGGGCCGGCTGCCCGTTCGATCAAACTGGATTTACCACCCTTTACATTGGTGGGAGCCACTACGCGAGCGGGTTTGCTAACATCCCCCCTGCGCGATCGGTTCGGGATAGTACAGCGCCTGGAGTTTTACAACGTAAAGGACCTGACCCATATAGTGGCACGCTCTGCGGCTTTGTTGGGTGTCAGCATGGAAGAGTTGGGCGCTGCTGAAATTGCCAAGCGCTCAAGGGGTACGCCGCGTATCGCCAACCGACTGTTGCGCAGGGTGCGCGACTTTGCCGAGGTGAAAGGCGATGGCCGGATTACCTCCGAACTGGCGGATAAGGCACTGAATATGCTTAACGTTGACGAGCGCGGATTTGATCATATGGATCGCCGCTTGTTGTTGGCGATGATCAACAACTTTGACGGCGGTCCGGTGGGAGTGGAAAGCCTGGCGGCGGCTATCAGTGAAGATCGGGGGACGATAGAAGATGTTATCGAGCCCTATCTGATCCAGCAGGGATTTATGGCTCGAACCCCCAGGGGTAGGGTGTTAACCACGAATGCCTATCTGCACTTTGGATTGTCTATGCCCAAGCGTTTGCAGGAAAGCCAGGGGGGAGAAGGGATAGCGTAACCGGGAGTTACCCTGCATTATCCCGAGCGAGTTTATATTGAGGATACGGGTGTGGACGGAATCGTCTACTACGTAAATTATTTAAAGTACATGGAGCCTGGCCGTACAGAATTTCTGTGGGCTTTAGGCTATGATGGGCCCGCTATTTTAGCGGGTGGTTTACGGTAGGTTGTGCATTCTGTGCAGGCTAATTCTCAGCAGCCTGCACGCGTGGATAACCAGTTGCATATCACAGCTTGTTTACAAAAGCTGGCTTGTACTTAATCCAATACCTGCACATATGCACAATCGCCTTAAACACCCTATTCAACCGATGAAGTAAGAGTTTAGATACCTATGTCAGCAACGGATAATAGTCTGTCCATTACCCACCTGATTCTCCAGGCCAGTTTTTTGGTGCAACTGGTGATGCTGATTTTGGTATTGGCATCGGTCATTTCCTGGGCGATGATTTTCCAGCGCGAGCGCTATCAGCGTAAGGCGTCGTCAGCGTTTAGTTATTTTGAAAAGCAATTCTGGTCGGGTATCGACCTCAACCAGCTTTATCGCCAGGGCAATGGCCGCACTGACCTGGCCGAGGGAATAGAAAATATCTTCCGTGCCGGCTTCAAAGAGTTTACCCGCTTGCGTCAAACGGCCGGTGCCGATTCCGATGCAATCATGGAGGGGTCAATGCGTGCCATGCGTGTTGCTCTGGCACGTGAGCAAGAAAAGCTTGAGGAAAACCTGCCTTTTTTGGCTAGCGTCGCCTCCGTGAGTCCTTATATAGGTCTTTTTGGAACCGTCTGGGGCATCATGGTGTCCTTTCTCAATATTGCTAATGCGGGCCAGCCCAGCCTTGCCACAGTGGCGCCTGGTATTGCCGAGGCGCTGATTGCAACCGCAATGGGCCTGTTCGCTGCTATTCCAGCTGTTCTGGCGTACAACAAATTTTCTGCCAGGGCAGAAAGCTTGTTGAGTAACTATCAAACTTTTGCAGAAGAGTTTTCGGCTATTCTCCATCGCCAGGTTCACAGTAAGTGATGCTGGCTAGGCACGGATTAAACAATCGAGTTTGATGTATATGTCTGGATTTGGATCGCCGATTAAAAAGAAGCTTAAGGCTGAAATTAACGTAGTGCCGTTGATTGACGTTATGTTGGTGCTACTAATTGTGTTCATGATCGCAGCCCCTATGATGAATCAGGGGATCAAAGTCGAACTGCCAAAGGCAGCCGCTGATCCTGTTGAAACAAAAGAGGATGAACCCATTACTGTATCCATTAAAAAGGATGGTACTTTCTACATAGGGGTTGGTGGAGATCCGGAAAAGCCGCGCCCATT from Cellvibrio japonicus Ueda107 includes:
- the tolR gene encoding protein TolR; translated protein: MSGFGSPIKKKLKAEINVVPLIDVMLVLLIVFMIAAPMMNQGIKVELPKAAADPVETKEDEPITVSIKKDGTFYIGVGGDPEKPRPLAEIKSLVSKILAEKPNTPVFVQGDKSVEYGAVVALMGELKMAGAPSVGLITEPTR
- the tolQ gene encoding protein TolQ — its product is MSATDNSLSITHLILQASFLVQLVMLILVLASVISWAMIFQRERYQRKASSAFSYFEKQFWSGIDLNQLYRQGNGRTDLAEGIENIFRAGFKEFTRLRQTAGADSDAIMEGSMRAMRVALAREQEKLEENLPFLASVASVSPYIGLFGTVWGIMVSFLNIANAGQPSLATVAPGIAEALIATAMGLFAAIPAVLAYNKFSARAESLLSNYQTFAEEFSAILHRQVHSK
- the ruvA gene encoding Holliday junction branch migration protein RuvA, whose translation is MIGRLKGILIEKQPPYLLLDVNGVGYELQAPMTTFYRLPSLGHEVVLHTHLSITENLHQLFGFAEQRDRSLFRTLIKVNGVGPKLAVAILSGMESDDIARCVRDNNIKALTRVPGIGQKTAERLVIELRDRLKNWDLPQGDMLAHGEIQAIASDNDIYAEAESALIALGYKPVDAAKMVASAAKQKPEARSEELIRIALRSLAGV
- the ruvC gene encoding crossover junction endodeoxyribonuclease RuvC, yielding MALILGIDPGSRKTGFGIINLLGGKSEYVTSGVIRMRDDDELPVRLKVIFDSLTQIIERYTPQEMAIEQVFMAKNAASALKLGQARGAAIVAAAAQNLPVSEYEARKVKQSVVGNGAADKLQVQHMVKTLLRLPAAPQEDAADALAVALCHANTQQHLIRMAGSSSFRRGRII
- the ruvB gene encoding Holliday junction branch migration DNA helicase RuvB; this translates as MIETDRLIAPTAKEREDQLDRAVRPKVLADYVGQPAVREQMEIFICAAKKRREALDHTLVFGPPGLGKTTLANIIANEMGVSLKSTSGPVLEKAGDLAAMLTNLEAGDVLFIDEIHRLSPVVEEILYPAMEDFQLDIMIGEGPAARSIKLDLPPFTLVGATTRAGLLTSPLRDRFGIVQRLEFYNVKDLTHIVARSAALLGVSMEELGAAEIAKRSRGTPRIANRLLRRVRDFAEVKGDGRITSELADKALNMLNVDERGFDHMDRRLLLAMINNFDGGPVGVESLAAAISEDRGTIEDVIEPYLIQQGFMARTPRGRVLTTNAYLHFGLSMPKRLQESQGGEGIA